Below is a genomic region from Flammeovirgaceae bacterium SG7u.111.
ACGAGCTCTTCAAGCCAAATAAACTTCACATGTTCAGCCTTTACATTGATGGTGAATGGTATGCCTTGGAAGCTAAAGAAGGAACGTATGATGATAAAGACCCAATTGGAGTTTTGGATGTAACAGTTTTGTCAAAACAGATCCTTGAGCCTATCTTAGGCATTAAAGATTTGCGGACAGATAAACGTATTGAGTTTGTTGGGGGAATCCGCGGCTTGGACGAGTTGAAAAAAAGAGTGGATAGTGGGGAAATGGCTGCAGCTTTTGCCCTCTACCCAGTCACCATGCAGCAACTGATCAATATAGCCGATAGTGGTGCTATCATGCCTCCTAAAACAACTTGGTTTGAGCCTAAGCTTAGGAGCGGATTGGTCGTTCATGCTTTGGACTAAATAGGAAAGTCTACTTTAAAATGAATAGAACAAGAAAAAGCTTACGATCAACGTAAGCTTTTTTCATAATGCCTCAAATCATAAAAATCTTATTCAAAAGAAATACATTTGCAGGCAACCTAATGGCAATACTTTTACATTATGAACTAGAACCCTCTCTAACACTAAACTTTTCAACAATGACAAAACCTTTCATACTTTTTTTGTTTTTCATTACCGTAACTATTTCTTCATCTTTTGCCCAAAAGATATTGGTACTGGACAAATACGGCACAAAAAGAACTAGGATATCGACAGGTGAAGAAATCATCTTTAGGCAACTTAACAACAAGACAAAATACCATGACTTCATATCTTCGCTCAAAGATTCTACCTTGATCTTAGGCGAAGCTAAAATAGAGTTTCCACTCAATGATTTTGACACCTTCTATTTTCAAAGACCCGGTATCCAGTATGCCTCTATCGGGACAGCTTTTATTGGCGGTGGCTTCATGTTCGCTTCGGCAGTTCATCCACTTGTTTCAAATGCAGCATATGATCAGCGTGAATCTTTTATTATTGGGGCATCTTTCATCGCCTTTAGCCAATTAATAAAAGTATTTAAGTACAAAAAATTTAAGGTAAGGAAAAATAGCCGTGTCAGGATACTTGACCTTACCTATAGATAATCTTCAGCAAATATTGAAATGCCTACTTATCCTTCTTGCCAAAAACGGAAAAGTGAATATACCTCTTAGGGTGTTCCTCGAAATCGGTAAGGAGGGTATCTAGAGAAAGCAGGGCGGTGTTGAGGTTGTTGTACATAGCCTCATCTTTCATGAGTTTGCCCATTGTCCCCTGACCTTCGTTGATGCCATCGAGTGTGGTTTTGAGTGCCGCTAACGTAGCTTGAGCCCCTTCCACAGTCTCAACCAATGGCATTTGTTTTAAAGAGTCGGAAAAGGAGTTGAAGTTATCAATCATTGCAGGCATACCCCTGCTGGCAGTAGCCAAGTTTCCAGAAAGCAGTTTTAGACTATCGAGCATAAGCTCTATATCTCGAGAGTTTCTTTTCACGATGTTGTCAGCCCCAGCAGTCAAGCTTTCTACATTTGACATAGCTCCTTTCATATCTCCAGTCATCCCATTCAAAGAATCGAGTAATAAGTTTACTGCAGTCAATGTCTTTTCCAGCTTCATAATAATGGGCGAAGCAGTTTCTTCCAAAGAAGCGACCATCCCTCCTACTATTTCCGACTTCAGCGTATCACCTTCTTCATGGATACTGTTTTTGTCAGTGAATTTCAAATTAATCATTTTTCCTCCCAACAAGCCTTCGTCTTCGAGTGCTACTATTGACCCTTGTGCTATTTCAATATTATTTTCAATGTCTAAGGACACCAGCATCTTGTTCCCTAGCTTAGGGACAAATTCAATTTCACTCACTCGACCAACAGCAAAACCGTTGAGCATTACTGAGTTCGAAAGCTTTAGCCCTCCAATATCATCATAAACAGCGTAGTAAGTGCTAGTAGAACTGAACAAATCAATCCCTTTGAGAAATCTCACTCCAAAGTATAAAATCATTCCTGAGAGCAGAGCTATGATCCCTACTTTAAATTCTTTTGAATAGTTTTTCACGTTGATGGTGTGTTATGTATTTTGGTTCTTGAAAAGACTCCCGGCAAATGTATCATTTTTTTGTAAGCTATAAAGAGAGAAACCGAACATCTCTGCGCAACCTGCTTATTTGCCTACACTCTCTTTATAATCCCTAAAAGCTCGGTAAATGTTTGTGACAACCCGTTCTTTTCCAAGTTCTGAGTTTAAATATTTTTCTTCTTCCTTATTGCTCAAAAAACCGATCTCTATCAAAATAGAAGGCATATTGGTTTGAACCAATACCAAAAAGCCAGCCTGTTTCACACCTCTGCTCTTCCAATTATCCACATCTTGAAACATAGTTTCTACCAAACCTGCGCATTTCAAGCTTTGCTCTTTGAACGAATGTTGGTAATTAGACAATAGAATCTGCCCTATGGGCGAGGTAGGATCAAATCCATCGTATTTCTCTTGGTATCCTTCTTCATTCAAGATCACTGAGTTTTCACGCATAGCCACCAATAGGTTTTCTTCATCACCATTTTTTCCCAGCACATAGGTTTCACTTCCTTTAATGTGTTTTTTTACCGAAGCATTGCAATGAATGGAAATAAATAGATCGGCGTTTTTTTCATTGGAAATATCTGCCCTTTCGTGCAGAGGGATAAAATCATCCGTACCCCTTGTAAGAACTACTTCTACATCAGGATGCATTCGCTCAATCAGTTTTTTCAACCTAAGTGATACATCTAAGACCACTTCTTTTTCCTTGCTAAATACCCCAATACAACCAGGATCTAAGCCACCGTGTCCAGCATCTAGCACCAATACAAATTTTGAACTATCTTGCGGATCGGAAAAATTTGCCGAGATAATCAGAAAGCTTAAGAGTAGCAGAGCAATAATTGTTATATTTTTCATAAAATTGCAAAAATTTTGTTCACGGGCTTCTTGCGCTTGTCAAAAGTAGACCTTAGCACCAACTTGCTTAATTTTATTTTGAGCTAAGCTAATGCTTATAGAACCAAATAAGTGTGATTAGTATTTAACCTACTATATAAAACTTGAGCTTTGAGCCAACGGACTTACTA
It encodes:
- a CDS encoding MlaD family protein, encoding MKNYSKEFKVGIIALLSGMILYFGVRFLKGIDLFSSTSTYYAVYDDIGGLKLSNSVMLNGFAVGRVSEIEFVPKLGNKMLVSLDIENNIEIAQGSIVALEDEGLLGGKMINLKFTDKNSIHEEGDTLKSEIVGGMVASLEETASPIIMKLEKTLTAVNLLLDSLNGMTGDMKGAMSNVESLTAGADNIVKRNSRDIELMLDSLKLLSGNLATASRGMPAMIDNFNSFSDSLKQMPLVETVEGAQATLAALKTTLDGINEGQGTMGKLMKDEAMYNNLNTALLSLDTLLTDFEEHPKRYIHFSVFGKKDK
- a CDS encoding N-acetylmuramoyl-L-alanine amidase, yielding MKNITIIALLLLSFLIISANFSDPQDSSKFVLVLDAGHGGLDPGCIGVFSKEKEVVLDVSLRLKKLIERMHPDVEVVLTRGTDDFIPLHERADISNEKNADLFISIHCNASVKKHIKGSETYVLGKNGDEENLLVAMRENSVILNEEGYQEKYDGFDPTSPIGQILLSNYQHSFKEQSLKCAGLVETMFQDVDNWKSRGVKQAGFLVLVQTNMPSILIEIGFLSNKEEEKYLNSELGKERVVTNIYRAFRDYKESVGK